From Rhodamnia argentea isolate NSW1041297 chromosome 10, ASM2092103v1, whole genome shotgun sequence, a single genomic window includes:
- the LOC115742278 gene encoding growth-regulating factor 3 — MDLQLKQWRRQQDGSEPPPAASEAPSAKLPRLVLDGPHHPQSQSQSQSQSQPMQSLAAASSSSSSSTLSLFVPDKLSSNMTAAAFPDSAPAVPRSFPRMGSYFSWAQRQELELQALIYRFMLAGAAVPAELLQPIKKSLLQAPCFLHHPLGHLQHYPQYQPALLQAGYWGRASMDPEPGRCRRTDGKKWRCSRDVVPGQKYCERHMHRGRNRSRKPVEIPTPAAAAAAAHGGAAGGFGGSNHKSADPVVAAAPLAAVAGGGHFSLSGPSPSIDLFQSYSEPKGDEQHLFESRSEVNGGSGRSDGHILRHFFDDWPRSLQDSDNSSSNASPMSSSTCLLSISIPGNPSSDVSLKLSTGHGSDEPSANGRSAAERDPPQLGNWGTGWSPNQVASMGGPLAEALRSSTSHSSSPTSVLHQQVPRGLASASEASYVST, encoded by the exons atggacTTGCAACTGAAGCAATGGAGGAGGCAGCAGGACGGGTCAGAGCCACCACCAGCAGCATCAGAAGCACCCTCTGCGAAGTTGCCAAGGCTCGTTCTTGACGGACCCCATCACCCGCAATCCCAATCGCAATCGCAATCGCAATCGCAACCAATGCAATCTCTAGCTgctgcctcctcctcctcctcctcctccactctctctctgtttgttcCCGATAAACTCAGCAGCAACATGACAGCAGCAGCGTTCCCAGATTCTGCTCCTGCTGTCCCCAGATCCTTCCCCA GGATGGGAAGCTATTTCAGCTGGGCTCAGCGGCAGGAGCTGGAACTTCAGGCTCTGATCTACAGGTTCATGCTAGCTGGAGCCGCCGTCCCAGCCGAGCTGCTCCAGCCGATCAAGAAGAGCCTCCTTCAGGCCCCTTGTTTCCTCCACCATCCTCTTGGCCATCTGCAACATTACCCTCAATATCAACCTGCTT TGTTGCAGGCAGGGTATTGGGGCAGAGCCTCCATGGATCCCGAGCCTGGGAGGTGCCGACGCACCGATGGCAAGAAGTGGCGGTGCTCGAGGGACGTGGTGCCCGGCCAGAAGTACTGCGAGCGCCACATGCATCGCGGCCGTAACCGTTCAAGAAAGCCTGTGGAAATCCCCAcgcctgccgccgccgccgccgctgcccatGGTGGCGCTGCCGGGGGCTTTGGTGGGAGTAATCACAAATCTGCTGATCCCGTGGTCGCCGCTGCCCCTCTAGCGGCAGTGGCCGGGGGCGGCCATTTCTCGCTCTCTGGGCCTTCGCCCTCCATCGATCTCTTCCAAAG TTACTCCGAGCCCAAGGGTGACGAGCAGCACCTCTTTGAATCCCGGAGCGAGGTGAACGGTGGCAGCGGCAGATCCGACGGGCATATATTGAGGCACTTCTTCGACGACTGGCCGAGATCGCTCCAGGATTCCGACAACTCCTCGAGCAACGCCAGCCCGATGAGCTCATCCACCTGCCTCCTGTCCATCTCCATCCCCGGGAACCCCTCCTCCGACGTGTCGCTGAAGCTGTCCACGGGCCATGGCAGCGACGAGCCCAGCGCGAACGGTAGGAGCGCCGCCGAGAGGGACCCGCCTCAACTTGGGAATTGGGGCACCGGCTGGTCCCCGAACCAGGTGGCCTCGATGGGGGGTCCGTTGGCGGAGGCGCTGAGGTCGTCCACGAGCCATTCGTCGTCCCCCACGAGCGTCCTGCATCAGCAGGTGCCCCGCGGTTTGGCCTCAGCCTCGGAAGCCAGCTACGTTAGCACCTAA